One genomic region from Podarcis raffonei isolate rPodRaf1 chromosome 16, rPodRaf1.pri, whole genome shotgun sequence encodes:
- the SLC25A45 gene encoding solute carrier family 25 member 45 isoform X1: protein MSGAEFAAGWISGAAGLVLGHPIDTVKVRLQTQARYQNVLDCVVRTYREETILGFFKGMSFPLLSVAMVNSVAFGAYSNFLLYLCGTHHRDRSANPPSYTHVYAAGCFSGLVQAMVLAPVDLVKVRLQNQTHPYGRRDRPGGPQPQYRGPVHCAASLLREEGPRGLFRGVTALVLRDTPNMGMYFLIYAMFCRALTAEAQEPGSATVLLAGGCAGTVSWALATPMDVVKARLQMDGVKRVAYRGILDCILTSARQEGPRVFLKGLALNSLRAFPVNAITFLSYETLLKVLC from the exons ATGTCCGGTGCAGAATTTGCTGCAGGATGGATTTCTG GGGCAGCAGGGCTGGTTCTGGGGCACCCAATCGACACGGTGAAG GTGCGGTTGCAGACACAGGCCAGATACCAGAACGTTTTGGACTGTGTGGTCAGGACGTACCGTGAGGAAACG ATCCTTGGCTTCTTCAAAGGCATGAGCTTCCCGCTGCTCAGCGTGGCCATGGTGAACTCTGTTGCGTTTGGGGCCTACAGCAACTTCCTGCTCTACCTGTGCGGCACCCACCACCGCGATCGCAGTGCCAACCCCCCCAGCTACACCCATGTCTATGCGGCTGGATGCTTCTCAGGACTGGTGCAG GCTATGGTCCTGGCCCCCGTGGATCTCGTCAAAGTCCGGCTGCAGAACCAGACCCACCCGTACGGACGCAGAGACCGGCCAGGGGGCCCCCAGCCACAGTATAGGGGTCCAGTGCACTGCGCTGCCAGCTTACTGCGGGAGGAAGGCCCCCGTGGCCTGTTCCGTGGGGTTACGGCGCTGGTGCTTCGCGACACCCCCAACATGGGCATGTACTTCCTGATTTACGCAATGTTCTGCAGGGCGTTGACTGCAGAAGCACAGGAGCCAG GCTCTGCCACGGTTCTGCTTGCCGGTGGCTGCGCCGGGACGGTTTCCTGGGCTTTGGCGACCCCGATGGATGTGGTGAAGGCTCGTTTGCAAATGGACGGGGTGAAGCGAGTGGCGTATCGAGGCATCCTGGACTGCATCCTCACCAGTGCCCGGCAGGAGGGCCCGCGGGTGTTCCTAAAAGGGCTGGCCCTGAACAGCCTCCGCGCTTTCCCAGTCAACGCCATCACCTTCCTGAGCTACGAGACTCTCCTGAAGGTTCTCTGCTGA
- the SLC25A45 gene encoding solute carrier family 25 member 45 isoform X2 has protein sequence MHPDFQKLFRCPVQNLLQDGFLVRLQTQARYQNVLDCVVRTYREETILGFFKGMSFPLLSVAMVNSVAFGAYSNFLLYLCGTHHRDRSANPPSYTHVYAAGCFSGLVQAMVLAPVDLVKVRLQNQTHPYGRRDRPGGPQPQYRGPVHCAASLLREEGPRGLFRGVTALVLRDTPNMGMYFLIYAMFCRALTAEAQEPGSATVLLAGGCAGTVSWALATPMDVVKARLQMDGVKRVAYRGILDCILTSARQEGPRVFLKGLALNSLRAFPVNAITFLSYETLLKVLC, from the exons ATGCACCCAGACTTCCAGAAGCTTTTCCGATGTCCGGTGCAGAATTTGCTGCAGGATGGATTTCTG GTGCGGTTGCAGACACAGGCCAGATACCAGAACGTTTTGGACTGTGTGGTCAGGACGTACCGTGAGGAAACG ATCCTTGGCTTCTTCAAAGGCATGAGCTTCCCGCTGCTCAGCGTGGCCATGGTGAACTCTGTTGCGTTTGGGGCCTACAGCAACTTCCTGCTCTACCTGTGCGGCACCCACCACCGCGATCGCAGTGCCAACCCCCCCAGCTACACCCATGTCTATGCGGCTGGATGCTTCTCAGGACTGGTGCAG GCTATGGTCCTGGCCCCCGTGGATCTCGTCAAAGTCCGGCTGCAGAACCAGACCCACCCGTACGGACGCAGAGACCGGCCAGGGGGCCCCCAGCCACAGTATAGGGGTCCAGTGCACTGCGCTGCCAGCTTACTGCGGGAGGAAGGCCCCCGTGGCCTGTTCCGTGGGGTTACGGCGCTGGTGCTTCGCGACACCCCCAACATGGGCATGTACTTCCTGATTTACGCAATGTTCTGCAGGGCGTTGACTGCAGAAGCACAGGAGCCAG GCTCTGCCACGGTTCTGCTTGCCGGTGGCTGCGCCGGGACGGTTTCCTGGGCTTTGGCGACCCCGATGGATGTGGTGAAGGCTCGTTTGCAAATGGACGGGGTGAAGCGAGTGGCGTATCGAGGCATCCTGGACTGCATCCTCACCAGTGCCCGGCAGGAGGGCCCGCGGGTGTTCCTAAAAGGGCTGGCCCTGAACAGCCTCCGCGCTTTCCCAGTCAACGCCATCACCTTCCTGAGCTACGAGACTCTCCTGAAGGTTCTCTGCTGA
- the FRMD8 gene encoding FERM domain-containing protein 8 isoform X1, giving the protein MPYFPFLLMQRSSSPNQFQGQSFQARRSPGGSRFPSIMMEGDRLGIPQSTEDHSQRSSISSAGPRNLDVLVYLIDDTVVRLTVDNLPSITAHELHRIVLESLRLPEGALELFSLWLVSPFLELQLKPKHQPYKVCRQWQDLLFRFTSCSKDEIFEDEPSLQFRRNIFFPKRKEAQIQDEDVLRLLYEEAKYNILEGRYPCDLADCEVLGALVCRVNLGRYDPEQHTACFLKERLDSFLPSHLCRRGHRLLSALWKRGSAHSPADEQGLLRAFRELPEEEEACEDRAALRKLYYSYLQKCHELPHYGCAFFYGEIDKPAQGLLHRGGRKSVVVAISLEGVSIIDSKEKHILLGLAFQELSWDHTFPNEEEHILWLEFDGENEGTPVNKLLKVYSKQAELMSGLIEYCIELNTAAEGGTLDPSAASSSSASQSPPTDRRHPKLQRQNSVLCSRIQHLSTIDYVEDGKEIKRVKPRRTTSFFGRQLSNAPTSYSAVRGAENLEQG; this is encoded by the exons ATGCCCTactttccttttcttctaatgCAAAGGTCGTCCAGTCCAAATCAGTTTCAAGGGCAAAGTTTCCAGGCACGGAGGTCTCCTGGTGGCAGCAGATTCCCCTCCATTATG ATGGAGGGGGACCGGCTCGGCATACCCCAAAGCACGGAGGACCACTCCCAGAGGAGCAGCATCTCTTCCGCAGGACCCCGAA ATCTGGACGTCCTGGTGTACCTGATCGATGACACAGTGGTCCGGCTAACGGTGGACAACCTGCCCTCAATCACGGCCCACGAGCTCCATCGGATTGTCTTGGAAAGCCTGAGGTTGCCTGAGGGGGCCCTGGAGCTATTTTCTCTGTGGCTGGTCTCCCCATTTCTTG AACTGCAGCTGAAGCCCAAACACCAGCCCTACAAGGTCTGCCGCCAGTGGCAGGACCTCCTCTTCCGCTTCACCAGCTGCTCCAAGGATGAGATCTTCGAAG ATGAGCCATCACTGCAATTCCGAAGGAACATCTTTTTCCCAAAGAGGAAGGAGGCCCAG ATCCAGGATGAAGATGTCCTGCGGCTCTTGTACGAAGAAGCCAAGTACAACATCCTGGAAGGGCGGTACCCTTGTGACCTGGCGGACTGCGAGGTGCTGGGAGCCTTGGTTTGCCGGGTGAACTTGGGGCGCTACGATCCGGAGCAGCACACAGCCTGTTTCTTGAA aGAGAGGCTGGACTCTTTCCTGCCTTCCCACCTTTGCCGAAGAGGCCACAGACTCCTCTCAGCCCTGTGGAAGCGAGGCAGTGCCCACTCGCCTGCGGACGAACAGGGCCTGCTGCGAGCTTTCCGGGAGTTGCCTGAAGAGGAGGAGGCCTGCGAGGACCGGGCTGCCCTGCGCAAGCTTTACTACTCCTACCTGCAGAAGTGCCACGAACTGCCTCATTATGG gTGTGCCTTTTTCTATGGGGAAATTGACAAGCCCGCCCAGGGCCTGCTGCATCGGGGAGGGCGCAAGTCCGTGGTAGTTGCCATCAGCCTGGAGGGTGTCTCCATCATCGACAGCAAGGAGAAG CACATCTTGCTTGGCCTGGCCTTCCAGGAGCTGTCCTGGGACCACACTTTCCCCAACGAGGAAGAGCACATCCTTTGGCTGGAGTTTGATGGGGAGAACGAGGGCACGCCGGTCAACAAACTCCTGAAGGTCTACTCCAAGCAG gcTGAACTTATGAGCGGCCTGATAGAGTATTGCATTGAGCTGAACACGGCTGCCGAGGGGGGAACCCTGGACCCCAGCGCCGCATCCTCCTCCTCTGCGTCCCAGAGCCCCCCAACTGACAGGCGGCACCCCAAGCTCCAGCGGCAGAACAGCGTACTCTGCAGCCGCATCCAGCATCTTTCGACCATAGACTATGTTGAGGATG GGAAAGAAATCAAGAGGGTGAAACCCCGCCGGACTACCTCGTTCTTTGGCCGCCAGTTGTCCAACGCCCCCACCTCCTACTCGGCTGTCCGGGGGGCAGAGAACCTGGAGCAGGGCTGA
- the FRMD8 gene encoding FERM domain-containing protein 8 isoform X2, with translation MEGDRLGIPQSTEDHSQRSSISSAGPRNLDVLVYLIDDTVVRLTVDNLPSITAHELHRIVLESLRLPEGALELFSLWLVSPFLELQLKPKHQPYKVCRQWQDLLFRFTSCSKDEIFEDEPSLQFRRNIFFPKRKEAQIQDEDVLRLLYEEAKYNILEGRYPCDLADCEVLGALVCRVNLGRYDPEQHTACFLKERLDSFLPSHLCRRGHRLLSALWKRGSAHSPADEQGLLRAFRELPEEEEACEDRAALRKLYYSYLQKCHELPHYGCAFFYGEIDKPAQGLLHRGGRKSVVVAISLEGVSIIDSKEKHILLGLAFQELSWDHTFPNEEEHILWLEFDGENEGTPVNKLLKVYSKQAELMSGLIEYCIELNTAAEGGTLDPSAASSSSASQSPPTDRRHPKLQRQNSVLCSRIQHLSTIDYVEDGKEIKRVKPRRTTSFFGRQLSNAPTSYSAVRGAENLEQG, from the exons ATGGAGGGGGACCGGCTCGGCATACCCCAAAGCACGGAGGACCACTCCCAGAGGAGCAGCATCTCTTCCGCAGGACCCCGAA ATCTGGACGTCCTGGTGTACCTGATCGATGACACAGTGGTCCGGCTAACGGTGGACAACCTGCCCTCAATCACGGCCCACGAGCTCCATCGGATTGTCTTGGAAAGCCTGAGGTTGCCTGAGGGGGCCCTGGAGCTATTTTCTCTGTGGCTGGTCTCCCCATTTCTTG AACTGCAGCTGAAGCCCAAACACCAGCCCTACAAGGTCTGCCGCCAGTGGCAGGACCTCCTCTTCCGCTTCACCAGCTGCTCCAAGGATGAGATCTTCGAAG ATGAGCCATCACTGCAATTCCGAAGGAACATCTTTTTCCCAAAGAGGAAGGAGGCCCAG ATCCAGGATGAAGATGTCCTGCGGCTCTTGTACGAAGAAGCCAAGTACAACATCCTGGAAGGGCGGTACCCTTGTGACCTGGCGGACTGCGAGGTGCTGGGAGCCTTGGTTTGCCGGGTGAACTTGGGGCGCTACGATCCGGAGCAGCACACAGCCTGTTTCTTGAA aGAGAGGCTGGACTCTTTCCTGCCTTCCCACCTTTGCCGAAGAGGCCACAGACTCCTCTCAGCCCTGTGGAAGCGAGGCAGTGCCCACTCGCCTGCGGACGAACAGGGCCTGCTGCGAGCTTTCCGGGAGTTGCCTGAAGAGGAGGAGGCCTGCGAGGACCGGGCTGCCCTGCGCAAGCTTTACTACTCCTACCTGCAGAAGTGCCACGAACTGCCTCATTATGG gTGTGCCTTTTTCTATGGGGAAATTGACAAGCCCGCCCAGGGCCTGCTGCATCGGGGAGGGCGCAAGTCCGTGGTAGTTGCCATCAGCCTGGAGGGTGTCTCCATCATCGACAGCAAGGAGAAG CACATCTTGCTTGGCCTGGCCTTCCAGGAGCTGTCCTGGGACCACACTTTCCCCAACGAGGAAGAGCACATCCTTTGGCTGGAGTTTGATGGGGAGAACGAGGGCACGCCGGTCAACAAACTCCTGAAGGTCTACTCCAAGCAG gcTGAACTTATGAGCGGCCTGATAGAGTATTGCATTGAGCTGAACACGGCTGCCGAGGGGGGAACCCTGGACCCCAGCGCCGCATCCTCCTCCTCTGCGTCCCAGAGCCCCCCAACTGACAGGCGGCACCCCAAGCTCCAGCGGCAGAACAGCGTACTCTGCAGCCGCATCCAGCATCTTTCGACCATAGACTATGTTGAGGATG GGAAAGAAATCAAGAGGGTGAAACCCCGCCGGACTACCTCGTTCTTTGGCCGCCAGTTGTCCAACGCCCCCACCTCCTACTCGGCTGTCCGGGGGGCAGAGAACCTGGAGCAGGGCTGA